DNA from Lactobacillus johnsonii:
ATAAGGAGGGAAAACTCATGGCATACCGTAAATTAGGTCGCGATAGTGCACACAGAAAAGCAATGCTTAGAGAAATGACTACTCAATTGATCATGAACGAACGCATTGTTACTACTGAAACCCGTGCTAAAGAAATCCGTAAAACTACCGAAAAAATGATTACTTTAGGTAAACGCGGTGATTTAAGTGCTAGAAGAAAGGCAGCTGCTTTTGTTCGTAATGAAATTGCTGATATTCATGAAGAAAAAGATGCAGTTGTTGTAAAATCAGCACTTCAAAAACTTTTCAGTGACATTGCACCTCGTTACAAAGATCGTAATGGTGGTTACACCAGAATGTACAAGTTAGCTAACCCACGTAAGGGTGACGCTGCTCCAATGGTAATCATTGAATTAGTTTAATTAGGTAAAATATAATATTATTTTATAAATCTTTCACAAAAGCGAGAATAAGCGTGATGATGGTGGCTTTTGCCTAGTCTAGCTTAGATGTTAAATCATCCCTCTTTGTGGATGATTTTTTTTTGCTCTTTTTTTATATATAATTGATACAATGACATATTATGGAAAAAGAGCAGTGAATATTTATGAAAGATAATATAGTAACGGTTAAGCATCTTTCTTTTACCTATAAAGATAGTAAAGTACCTGCTGTAAATGATATTAGTTTCTCAATTCCTAGAGGATCATGGACTACTTTGGTAGGTCATAATGGGAGCGGAAAATCAACAATTGCCCGTTTAGTGGATGGCATTCTTTTACCCAATGATAATCCTAGGACGGTAATTAACGTTGATGGTATTGATCTGACAGAGGAAACAATGTGGGATATTAGAGACCGCGTAGGAATTGTATTCCAAAATCCCGATAATCAATTTGTTGGTGCTACTGTAGAAGATGATGTAGCTTTTGGTCTTGAAAATCGTCAAATTGCGCGTTCTAAGATGCAGACTATTGTTTATGATGTGCTTGAACAAGTGGATATGCTTGACTTTCAAAAAAGCGAACCTCAATATTTGTCTGGAGGTCAAAAGCAAAGAGTAGCTATCGCTGGTATCTTAGCGATTGGACCAAAATTAATAATTTTAGATGAATCGACTAGTATGTTAGATCCAGCAGGTAAAGCGAAGATTCTTAG
Protein-coding regions in this window:
- a CDS encoding energy-coupling factor transporter ATPase, which translates into the protein MKDNIVTVKHLSFTYKDSKVPAVNDISFSIPRGSWTTLVGHNGSGKSTIARLVDGILLPNDNPRTVINVDGIDLTEETMWDIRDRVGIVFQNPDNQFVGATVEDDVAFGLENRQIARSKMQTIVYDVLEQVDMLDFQKSEPQYLSGGQKQRVAIAGILAIGPKLIILDESTSMLDPAGKAKILSLIRDLQNKNGLTIFSITHDINEAVQADQMLVLDKGKLLASGSPREIFENEILIKNAGLELPLFYKVKNGLIKKGIHIPREVNSEEKLVKYLCQLNSKM
- the rplQ gene encoding 50S ribosomal protein L17, whose product is MAYRKLGRDSAHRKAMLREMTTQLIMNERIVTTETRAKEIRKTTEKMITLGKRGDLSARRKAAAFVRNEIADIHEEKDAVVVKSALQKLFSDIAPRYKDRNGGYTRMYKLANPRKGDAAPMVIIELV